The sequence GCATCGTTGTTAGCTTCGGATACTTACGATCCTAAAAATACAAAAACTGTTTGTTTGTTCGCAAGGCTATTCGTTTTTCGGTCATATTTTATTTTTAATGGTGTGTTTTTTTGATGTTTTTATGTGGTTTTTAGAATCCTTATTTAGCAGGCTTTTCAGGGCTTTGCATCATGTTTTGCATCATAATTTATATGCTTGCGTCATAAGTTTCAAGCCTTCAGCAAACTTCATACACTTGGCTGCATAGTTCATTAGACCTGCGTCACGCTTCACCCGACCTTTACACTAACGAAAACAACGGAGATCGCGCTAACGATTTCCACAAAAAATTAAATCATGAAAACACGAATTTATTTTCTCGACCATTTAAGAACATTAATGATTTTCCTGGTTGTTGTTTTACACTCAGGATTAGTTTATGAACATGTTTTGCAAAACTCATGGATCGTTGTCGATCCTGTAAAAGCTAATTCAATCGGAATGATCCGTTTGTACCTTGATCTGTTTATAATGTTTACGATCTTCTTTATCTCCGGCTATTTAATCCCGATGTCGCTGAAGTCGAAAACATCAATTGAATTTATTAAATCAAAAGTGAAACGTATTTTGATACCTTGGGTAATCGCCGTTTTTACTTTGATTCCTGCTTACAAATTCATCTTTTTATATTCACGTGGGTTACCACAGGAAGAATGGTTCTCGTACTTTCACTTTTTTGAACGTGCCGGAAGCGACCTGAGTTTTTATGCCAATAATCCGGCGCAAAACTGGTTGTGGTTTTTACCTGTCCTTTTTATGTTCCAGGTGATTTATTTGGTGCTTGCCAAAACCAAAGTGTTGTCGTTAAAAATAAACCTGAAAACTGCCGTAATAGTAATGTTTGTGGTTGGTGTTGTATCCAGTGTTACCATTGCACAAATGGGACTGAACGGTTGGTATGATTCTGCTATTCTGCATTTTCAGCGCGAGCGTTTGCTGGTTTACTTTATGTCGTTTTTATTGGGCTCACTTTGCTACAAACTAAAGGTGTTTGAATCAAGCAAAAAGAACAAACGACTTTATATTATTGCAAATGTTGTGTTGACATTCACACTGGGGATTTTTACTGCTGTTGCTTTAAATACCTTTTTCAATATCATCGATCCGGGACGTAACTACTATTTTATTTCGCAATTTGCCGACCGTGTAACTTATTATGCTTTTGGACTAGCATCGCAGCTTACTTTACTGTATGTATTCCTTTACGGTTTCCGCCACAGTTTAAACAAAAGGTTTGCGTTAATGGACGAACTGAACCGTAATTCTTACTCGGTTTATATTATTCACACTATTGTATTGGGAGTAGCTGCACTGTCTATTATGGCATTACCAATTTCACCAATGGTAAAATTCCTAATTGTAACTCTACTTACATTTGTCCTTTCAAATCTGCTTATTTACTCGTGGCGAACCATTCGTCAGCGCGAGATTAACACAAAAACCGTTGCTACTGCAATACTATCGGTAGTAATTGTAATGGCTGCTTTTACTGCTTATCCCGGAACAACAAACAATGAAGAACAGAAAACAGAAACAACAGAAACAAGCACAGCGCCTCAAAGCGGGAACAGTATTCATGCAGCAGTAATTGCAGGAGATGTGGAAGCAGTAAAATCAATAATTGCATCGGGAGCCGATTTGAATGAAAAAGAACCTGCCGGTGGCTCAAGTCCTTTAATGACTGCCTGTGTATTCGGAAAAATAGAAATTGCCAAAGTATTAATAGACGCAGGAGCCGATTTGAACGTAACCAATAACGATGGTTCAACCGCATTACACACTGCTGCTTTTTTCTGCCGTACCGAAATAGTTAAAGCTTTATTAAACAAAGGCATCGATACTTCCGTAGTAAATAATTCAGGTGCCACTGCTGCTCAGTCGGTTATGGCTCCTTTTGAAGCAGTAAAAGGAATCTATGAATATTTCGCCAAAGTATACGAGCCACTTGGACTTCAACTTGATCTGAACAGGATTGAAAAAACGCGTCCTGTAATTGCTGAAATTATCTCAACTAACTCATAAACTGAAAATCATGAAGCTGCTGATCGGAAAAATGTTACTCATTTTGGTTATACTTCAAGCGGTATTGGCAACCAGTTCGTGTAACAATAAAAAAACGGAGGAGCTTGTTTTAACTCCTCCGGCAGAAATGAACGATGGAATAAATGTGGGTACACCGGTAGATGCCAATATTGATGAACGCTATATTCAGGATGCTGTTAGTAAAATTTACGCCGGTAAATTTGGTGAGGTTCATTCCATGTTGATCTACAAAAATGACAAACTGGCGGTTGAGCAGTATTTCCCGGGACATCTTTACGCGTGGGACAAACCTTACTACCATGGCGACTATGTAGAATACGGTCCGGAAACAATGCACAGTGTAATGTCGGTATCAAAAAGTTTTGTGTCGGCATGTATCGGAATCGCCATCGATAAAGGTTTTATTGAAAGTGTTGATCAATCCATTTTTGATTACCTGCCCGAACATCAGCACCTGAAAACAAATAACCGCGAATACATCACTATTGAGCACCTGTTGACCATGACCTCAGGTATGGCCTGGGACGAATGGAGCGCCGCCCACGGAACAGAATCAGCCAATGACATGGACAGGCTGTATTTCGATTGCGACGATCCGGTAACTTGTGTTTTGGATCGAGAATGGTGGGCCGAACCCGGAACATTTTTTACCTACAACGGTGGTGGTATCGTAATTCTTGGTGAAATTCTAAGAAATGCCACCGGACTTGACCTCGACGAATTCTCGAAAAAGTATTTATTTGAACCGCTGGGAATTAAAGAAGGAACGTGGATGAAATATCAGGATGGAGTAGTTGTTGAGGCAGCCAGTTCGCTAAGTGTAACTCCACGCGATATGTTGAAACTGGGAATTACCTATCTTGATAACGGAATGTGGAACGATGAGCGTATCCTGTCTGCAAATTGGGTGGCAAAGAGTTCAACCGTTTACAAGAACAATTCCGGTATAAAGTTGCCCATCGAAGATTCGGGAAAGAACGGATACGGTTATACCTGGTGGCAAAGCGAGTTGTATCACGGTGGCAAAAACATAAAAATGTACCGTGCCAACGGTTGGGGCGGACAGGTAATTATGGTTTTCCCCGATTTGGATATGACCGTTGTTTTTACCAGTGGAAATTGGGCCGGAAAATCGAAGTTGTTTAAATTAGTACGTCAGTATATTCTTCCTTCGATTGATATGTAAGCTTTAATAATCCAAAAGATGAAAAACACCTGTTCAGCAAGAAAAGAAGCCCGGAGTTTACTCTTTAAATTAGGATGCACCGGGGCAGTATATTCGGTGGTAAACAAAAATTTCGGACAGCGCGACAGTGAAGTTGAGAAGGCAACCGGACCGTTATGTGGCGGTATTTTGCAAGAGGGGCACCAATGCGGAATGCTTTGGGGAGCAGCTCTTGCAGCCGGTGCCGAGGCTAACCGAAGAATGAAAGACCCGAATGCGGCCACTTCGCTGGCTATTTCGGCTGCACGCGATTTGGTCGATTCATTTACTCAAAGAAAATCGAGTGTGAACTGCCGCGATATTACCAACTGTAACCAGAAATCGATGCTGGGGCAGATTAAGTTTTTTATTAGCGGAAAACCGTTGAACTGTGCACGATTGATTGGCCGCTGGGCACCCGAGGCAATTGCTATTGCAAATAAAAGTCTGGCTGTTACGCCGTCGAATTCTGAAACCCCGGTTGTAAGTTGTGCAAGTATTGTAGCTGATAAAATGGGGGCCGGCAAAGAAAAAGCAATGATGCTGGCCGGTTTTGCCGGCGGTATCGGACTGAGCGGTAACGCCTGTGGTGCACTTGGTGCTGCCGTTTATTTAAAAGCTGAAAAGTGGTTCCGGGAAAATCCGGAGGACAGGCGGTTTATCGTTCCCGGATCTGAAGAAATTATGCGCGATTTTCTGATTGAAAACAGGGGAGAGGTGCGCTGCAGTAAAATTTGTGGAAAAACATTCAACACACCTGAAGAATACTCGGATTATATAAGAAACGGTGGTTGCAGCAAATTGATTGATTTGCTGGCATCGGCCTGATTTAATGTTAATTGTTTTTTAATAGCTTCTCTGCTGCGGAGGGGGAGCTATTTGTTTTATAACGAATGTTGCAGTCGTTTTAACAAATTTAATTCTCTCACGTATAGTATCATAATTAAAAGCGCTGAGTTATGAAAACAGGAAAACGATTAGCAACAATGGTTTTGGGTTTATTGCTGGCAAATTCATTACTGGCTCAAACCATTGGCGTAAAAGCCGGATACACCTTGTCGGATATGTTGATTGAAGATGATGGCGAAATCATTACCGAGAACCTGGATATGCGTTCTGGATTTCACCTGGGGCCAACTTTCGAGTGGGGAATTGGCGACGGTGCCGGTATTGAAACCGCTTTGTTGATTACCACCAAAGGAATTCAATTAAACGAATCGGAAACTTTTGAGGGGATAAGCTATAGCGTAAATTCTGAAGTAAACCTGTGGTACCTCGATATTCCGGTTTTTGGAAAATTGTATGCCGATGTGAACGACATCAGGATTTACGGAATGGCCGGTCCGTATTTTGGTATTGGTCTTAGCGGCAAAACAAAAGTGGAAGAAAGTGATGGTACCGAAAACTACAACGAAGAATGGGACATTGTTTGGGGACCCGATAACGACGACGATCTGAAACGTTTGGGACTTGGCCTGGCAGTTGGCGGAGGAATGGAAGTGAATTCCTTTCTTTTTGAATTTACGGGGCATTTTGGGCTAAACAATATTTCGCCGCAAACCGACTACGATATGGTTGTGCGCAACCGTTCGTTTATGTTCTCTGTCGGGTACAAGTTTCATAAATAGCCGATGTTGGCGAGTCTTTAATAAACCGGAAATTTGCTAAGTTTGCCGCAAAATTACAATAATGAACATTTCAGGACGCTGGACATACAATGAAGATTTTGAATACGGAAACTCGGAAGGAGAGGTGGAACTTACGCAAAGCGGAAACGAAGTAAGCGGAGTATTTTCGTTTACCGAAGCGGTAGAAAACAACTACAGCATCCGGGTTACCGAAAAAGTAAAAGGCATCCTTTCCGACGGAAAACTGCTGCTTGAAAGCGTGGAAGTAAAAGCCCTGCAAAACGGCCGCGAAATAAGTTACCTGCCCAATACTTTCGAAACACACCGTATTACCGAAAACCAAATCATCGGCTCAACCTTCGACAGCGAAGACGTGTGTGGCGTTTTTGTGCTGAGGCGGAACGTTTGATTTTTTTATTCAATCCCAACTTGGTATGGAAATTAATCCTTTATAATATTAAGAGTGGGTGTTGATGATCTTTATAATCTCATTGGTCGCATGGATGAATTTTAGGAACTTTATCAGAATCCATATAGAGGGTTTAATCAAGTACTTCCTCCGGCTTTAACTTCTGGATAATGCTAATTTTGGCCTGAAAAGGCTAAAAAATAGGTATAGACAAACTTTTGTTGTTTGATATTGGAACAAAATAGATTTGTGAAATCTGGGAGGAATTCAATAATTGCTACTCCTTAAACAAGAGTTGTGAACCGATGGCAGATTTTGATCCGATAGAGAAACCGGACACGAGATTTGAAAACAATTGTCAAAAATTAAATAATACCCAAGCAAATGCAGGCGATGAATTTTGTGACGAGACTTGACGAGAATTGTCAGGAAGATTATGAACGCTATAAAAAGGATTTTTAGTTTAAGCTAGCTGTTCACAAGAAAATAAAGGCCATTTTTATTGCGCATAATATTTTGATGATGTTAATGGATATTGAAAGCCATATGCTGCGTTATTTAGATGGTGATTTATACCTGATGTGTGAATAAAATATGTAGATGAAGTGTATTCCAATAAATTAAAAACAGAAAGACTTAACTTACCCTTTGGTGATGGGGAATAAATGGGAAAAGGTTCGATTGTTTCTATTGTTCCTTGCTCGTAATAATAATATTTGATCGACTGAGTCTTCAGGCGCGATCGTTTGCAGTTTGCTGCCCTTAACTGCTTCTTGTCATTTAGAATCTGATGAGTAAGACAAATTGGTAGTTACAATCTAATCTCCCTCAATGAGAATATAAAAAATCCATAAAAAAATCCCGGCGTCCAGACCGGGATTTTTATTTTTTATTGATGTTGTGTCCTAATTTCTTAGGTGGATTTGTAGGTGCAAAAATAGTGGTTGCCTGAAATTTCAAAATGACCTTTGTCATGCACAAGTTTTCGAAAACCATTGTTTCGGAAACTAATTATGTGTTTTATTGTTCTTCTCAAATGAGCCGGATTTGAAAAAGAATCTGTTGAATTTAAGCTTTTCTGAAAACATTTAATTTTGATTATGCCACATACAAATGCGCTTATAAATGCTACATCGCCATATCTTCTGCAACATGCTCATAACCCTGTAAACTGGCAGGTTTGGAGCGAAGAACTCATTGCAGAAGCAAAAGCTCAGAACAAACTGATTTTGGTAAGTATTGGTTATGCTGCCTGTCATTGGTGCCATGTAATGGAGCACGAAAGTTTTGAGGATGAACAGGTGGCTGCTGTGATGAATGAAAACTTTGTTTGCATCAAAGTCGACCGCGAAGAGCGCCCCGATGTAGATCATTATTATATGAGTGCTGTTCAGTTGATGGGGCAACAGGGCGGCTGGCCGTTAAACGTAATTGCTTTACCCGATGGTCGGCCAATTTGGGGCGGAACATATTTCCCTAAAGAGACGTGGGTGGAAAACCTGAAAACGGTGGCTGCATTTTGTAAGGGAAAACGAAACCAGGCTGAAGAATATGCGACCCGTTTGCAACAGGGAATTCAACAGGTTTCGTTAATGCCGGAAGTGGAAACAGAAGTTTCAGTAAGTAAGGAGCTGCTACAGCGAGGTGTTGATGGCTGGAAAAAATATTTCGATTACGATGAAGGTGGCAGAGCCGGAGCACCGAAATTCCCCATGCCTGTAAACATTGATTTTTTGCTGTACTATGGATTTATGAATTCTG comes from uncultured Draconibacterium sp. and encodes:
- a CDS encoding serine hydrolase, with the protein product MKLLIGKMLLILVILQAVLATSSCNNKKTEELVLTPPAEMNDGINVGTPVDANIDERYIQDAVSKIYAGKFGEVHSMLIYKNDKLAVEQYFPGHLYAWDKPYYHGDYVEYGPETMHSVMSVSKSFVSACIGIAIDKGFIESVDQSIFDYLPEHQHLKTNNREYITIEHLLTMTSGMAWDEWSAAHGTESANDMDRLYFDCDDPVTCVLDREWWAEPGTFFTYNGGGIVILGEILRNATGLDLDEFSKKYLFEPLGIKEGTWMKYQDGVVVEAASSLSVTPRDMLKLGITYLDNGMWNDERILSANWVAKSSTVYKNNSGIKLPIEDSGKNGYGYTWWQSELYHGGKNIKMYRANGWGGQVIMVFPDLDMTVVFTSGNWAGKSKLFKLVRQYILPSIDM
- a CDS encoding C-GCAxxG-C-C family protein, with translation MKNTCSARKEARSLLFKLGCTGAVYSVVNKNFGQRDSEVEKATGPLCGGILQEGHQCGMLWGAALAAGAEANRRMKDPNAATSLAISAARDLVDSFTQRKSSVNCRDITNCNQKSMLGQIKFFISGKPLNCARLIGRWAPEAIAIANKSLAVTPSNSETPVVSCASIVADKMGAGKEKAMMLAGFAGGIGLSGNACGALGAAVYLKAEKWFRENPEDRRFIVPGSEEIMRDFLIENRGEVRCSKICGKTFNTPEEYSDYIRNGGCSKLIDLLASA
- a CDS encoding acyltransferase family protein produces the protein MKTRIYFLDHLRTLMIFLVVVLHSGLVYEHVLQNSWIVVDPVKANSIGMIRLYLDLFIMFTIFFISGYLIPMSLKSKTSIEFIKSKVKRILIPWVIAVFTLIPAYKFIFLYSRGLPQEEWFSYFHFFERAGSDLSFYANNPAQNWLWFLPVLFMFQVIYLVLAKTKVLSLKINLKTAVIVMFVVGVVSSVTIAQMGLNGWYDSAILHFQRERLLVYFMSFLLGSLCYKLKVFESSKKNKRLYIIANVVLTFTLGIFTAVALNTFFNIIDPGRNYYFISQFADRVTYYAFGLASQLTLLYVFLYGFRHSLNKRFALMDELNRNSYSVYIIHTIVLGVAALSIMALPISPMVKFLIVTLLTFVLSNLLIYSWRTIRQREINTKTVATAILSVVIVMAAFTAYPGTTNNEEQKTETTETSTAPQSGNSIHAAVIAGDVEAVKSIIASGADLNEKEPAGGSSPLMTACVFGKIEIAKVLIDAGADLNVTNNDGSTALHTAAFFCRTEIVKALLNKGIDTSVVNNSGATAAQSVMAPFEAVKGIYEYFAKVYEPLGLQLDLNRIEKTRPVIAEIISTNS
- a CDS encoding porin family protein; translated protein: MKTGKRLATMVLGLLLANSLLAQTIGVKAGYTLSDMLIEDDGEIITENLDMRSGFHLGPTFEWGIGDGAGIETALLITTKGIQLNESETFEGISYSVNSEVNLWYLDIPVFGKLYADVNDIRIYGMAGPYFGIGLSGKTKVEESDGTENYNEEWDIVWGPDNDDDLKRLGLGLAVGGGMEVNSFLFEFTGHFGLNNISPQTDYDMVVRNRSFMFSVGYKFHK